A portion of the Lathamus discolor isolate bLatDis1 chromosome 5, bLatDis1.hap1, whole genome shotgun sequence genome contains these proteins:
- the KCNF1 gene encoding potassium voltage-gated channel subfamily F member 1 gives MAGDSSFPDMDSDGSERNEENEIVVNVGGVRQVFYGDNLNQYPETRLAELINCLSGGYDSIFSLCDDYDPGKREFYFDRDPEAFKCIIDVYYFGEIHMKKGICPICFKNEMEFWKVDLKFLDDCCKAHLSEKKEELEEIARRVQLILDDLGVDASESRWKRCQKYIWKFLEKPESSYPARVIAVLSFLFILISSIVMCVGTIPDLQIVDAEGNRIEHPTLDSIETACIGWFTMEYVLRLISSPNKLHFVLSFMNIVDVLAILPFYVSLTLTHLGAKLMELSNVQQAVQALRIMRIARIFKLARHSSGLQTLTYALKRSFKELGLLLMYLAVGIFVFSALGYTMEQSHPETLFKSIPQSFWWAIITMTTVGYGDIYPKTTLGKLNAAISFLCGVIAIALPIHPIINNFVRYYNKQRVLETAAKHELELMELNSTEGKATSSKSELEDLVREGKEGPFYSSRLKVSHSDTFIHLLSEEKHYRTRLQSCK, from the coding sequence ATGGCAGGTGACTCTAGCTTTCCAGATATGGACAGTGATGgatcagaaagaaatgaagaaaatgagattGTAGTCAATGTTGGTGGGGTAAGGCAGGTGTTCTACGGAGATAACCTGAATCAATACCCAGAAACACGGCTGGCAGAGCTGATCAACTGTTTATCGGGAGGATACGATAGCATATTCTCCCTCTGTGATGACTATGATCCTGGAAAGAGAGAGTTTTACTTTGACAGAGATCCAGAAGCTTTCAAATGCATTATTGATGTGTACTACTTTGGGGAAATTCACATGAAGAAAGGGATATGCCCCATATGTTTCAAGAATGAAATGGAGTTTTGGAAAGTGGATCTGAAATTTTTGGATGACTGCTGCAAAGCTCATCTAagtgaaaaaaaggaggaactgGAAGAAATAGCCCGAAGGGTGCAACTGATTCTGGATGACTTGGGAGTGGATGCCTCAGAAAGTCGCTGGAAAAGGTGCCAAAAATACATCTGGAAGTTTCTGGAGAAGCCAGAATCGTCCTACCCAGCTCGAGTGATCGCTGTTCTGtcctttctctttattttgatCTCCTCCATCGTGATGTGTGTGGGGACCATCCCAGACCTCCAGATTGTAGATGCAGAGGGGAACCGTATAGAGCACCCGACGCTGGATAGCATAGAGACAGCCTGTATAGGCTGGTTTACCATGGAGTATGTGCTGAGGCTGATCTCCTCTCCCAATAAACTCCACTTTGTCCTGTCTTTCATGAACATTGTTGATGTGCTAGCAATACTTCCTTTCTATGTCAGCCTGACCTTGACCCACTTGGGAGCCAAGCTCATGGAGCTGAGCAATGTCCAGCAGGCTGTCCAGGCACTGCGCATCATGAGGATTGCAAGGATTTTCAAGCTTGCACGGCACTCCTCGGGGCTCCAGACTCTAACATATGCCCTGAAACGTAGCTTTAAGGAGCTTGGGCTGCTCCTCATGTACTTAGCTGTTGGAATCTTTGTCTTTTCTGCCCTGGGTTATACCATGGAGCAAAGTCACCctgaaactttatttaaaagcatCCCTCAGTCGTTTTGGTGGGCAATCATTACCATGACCACAGTTGGGTACGGAGATATATACCCTAAAACAACACTAGGAAAGCTGAATGCTGCTATCAGTTTTCTATGTGGGGTGATAGCGATTGCCCTTCCCATCCATCCGATCATTAACAACTTTGTCAGGTATTATAACAAACAAAGAGTTTTAGAAACAGCTGCCAAGCATGAattggagctgatggagctaaACTCAACTGAGGGGAAAGCCACAAGCTCCAAAAGTGAACTAGAGGATCTTGtgagggaaggcaaagaggGTCCTTTTTATAGCAGCCGGCTAAAAGTCTCCCACAGTGATACCTTTATTCATCTCCTGTCAGAAGAGAAACACTATAGGACCAGGCTTCAGAGCTGCAAATAA